Within Acidobacteriota bacterium, the genomic segment GTCAAGTCGCAGCGATGGGGGCGGCGTCGAGCCGGCGGCATCCGAACGCCGTCCCGGGTCCCAAGGGTCGGGGAGGCCAGAGTATGCTACCGGCCGAGGGGATTTTCCGGTCCCGAGGAGGGAGGCATTGCGAAGGACTCGCCTGGCGTCTCCGGACTCACCTTGAAGGGGTTGACGACCCGGACCCCCGAGTATGCCGCCCCGTCCTGGAAGTCTTCGGAGAAGAGGGTTCCGCAGCCGCCGAGAAGGGCCGCGGCCAGGATGTGGGCATCCCAGAAACTCAAGGTGTGCTGTTTCTGAAGGTCGATGGCTCTCCAGACACTGAGCGCGTCGAGACCCACCACCTGGAACGTACCCAGGAGCCGGACCTGACGTTCCGCCAAGTCGAGGGGAAGGGGCACGGCCATCTTGCGGGTGACGGTAACCCAGAA encodes:
- a CDS encoding PIN domain-containing protein; translation: MSVERVFFDTNVLVYANDESEPDKSLKARELIRHHLKEGNGCLSAQVLCEFWVTVTRKMAVPLPLDLAERQVRLLGTFQVVGLDALSVWRAIDLQKQHTLSFWDAHILAAALLGGCGTLFSEDFQDGAAYSGVRVVNPFKVSPETPGESFAMPPSSGPENPLGR